One part of the Arabidopsis thaliana chromosome 1 sequence genome encodes these proteins:
- a CDS encoding fumarylacetoacetase (fumarylacetoacetase, putative; FUNCTIONS IN: fumarylacetoacetase activity, catalytic activity; INVOLVED IN: aromatic amino acid family metabolic process, metabolic process; LOCATED IN: cellular_component unknown; EXPRESSED IN: 23 plant structures; EXPRESSED DURING: 13 growth stages; CONTAINS InterPro DOMAIN/s: Fumarylacetoacetase, C-terminal-like (InterPro:IPR002529), Fumarylacetoacetase, C-terminal-related (InterPro:IPR011234), Fumarylacetoacetase, N-terminal (InterPro:IPR015377), Fumarylacetoacetase (InterPro:IPR005959); Has 4441 Blast hits to 4434 proteins in 1063 species: Archae - 139; Bacteria - 2814; Metazoa - 297; Fungi - 179; Plants - 60; Viruses - 0; Other Eukaryotes - 952 (source: NCBI BLink).): MALLKSFIDVGSDSHFPIQNLPYGVFKPESNSTPRPAVAIGDLVLDLSAISEAGLFDGLILKDADCFLQPNLNKFLAMGRPAWKEARSTLQRILSSNEPILRDNDVLRRKSFHQMSKVEMIVPMVIGDYTDFFASMHHAKNCGLMFRGPENAINPNWFRLPIAYHGRASSIVISGTDIIRPRGQGHPQGNSEPYFGPSKKLDFELEMAAVVGPGNELGKPIDVNNAADHIFGLLLMNDWSARDIQAWEYVPLGPFLGKSFGTTISPWIVTLDALEPFGCQAPKQDPPPLPYLAEKESVNYDISLEVQLKPSGRDDSCVITKSNFQNLYWTITQQLAHHTVNGCNLRPGDLLGTGTISGPEPDSYGCLLELTWNGQKPLSLNGTTQTFLEDGDQVTFSGVCKGDGYNVGFGTCTGKIVPSPP; encoded by the exons ATGGCGTTGCTGAAGTCTTTCATCGATGTTGGCTCAGACTCGCACTTCCCTATCCAGAATCTCCCTTATGGTGTCTTCAAACCGGAATCGAACTCAACTCCTCGTCCTGCCGTCGCTATCGGCGATTTGGTTCTGGACCTCTCCGCTATCTCTGAAGCTGGGCTTTTCGATGGTCTGATCCTTAAGGACGCAGATTGCTTTCTTCAG CCTAATTTGAATAAGTTCTTGGCCATGGGACGGCCTGCGTGGAAGGAAGCGCGTTCTACGCTGCAAAGAATCTTGTCAT CTAATGAACCTATCTTGCGAGACAATGATGTTTTGAGGAGAAAATCATTCCATCAGATG AGTAAAGTGGAAATGATTGTTCCTATGGTGATTGGGGACTATACAGACTTCTTTGCATCTATGCATCACGCGAAGAACTGCGGACTTATGTTCCGTGGGCCTGAGAATGCGATAAACCCAAATTG GTTTCGTCTTCCCATTGCATATCATGGACGGGCATCATCTATTGTCATCTCTGGGACTGACATTATTCGACCAAG AGGTCAGGGCCATCCACAAGGAAACTCTGAACCATATTTTGGACCTTCGaagaaacttgattttgaGCTTGAGATG GCTGCTGTGGTTGGTCCAGGAAATGAATTGGGAAAGCCTATTGACGTGAATAATGCAGCCGATCATATATTTGGTCTATTACTGATGAATGACTGGAGTG CTAGGGATATTCAGGCGTGGGAGTATGTACCTCTTGGTCCTTTCCTGGGGAAGAGTTTTG GGACTACTATATCCCCTTGGATTGTTACCTTGGATGCGCTTGAGCCTTTTGGTTGTCAAGCTCCCAAGCAG GATCCACCTCCATTGCCATATTTGGCTGAGAAAGAGTCTGTAAATTACGATATCTCCTTGGAG GTTCAACTTAAACCTTCTGGCAGAGATGATTCTTGTGTAATAACAAAGAGCAACTTCCAAAACTT ATATTGGACCATAACGCAGCAGCTAGCACACCATACCGTTAACGGTTGCAATTTGAGGCCTGGTGATCTCCTTGGCACAGGAACCATAAGCGGACCG GAGCCAGATTCATATGGGTGCCTACTTGAGTTGACATGGAATGGACAGAAACCTCTATCACTCAATGGAACAACTCAGACGTTTCTCGAAGACGGAGACCAAGTCACCTTCTCAGGTGTATGCAAG GGAGATGGTTACAATGTTGGGTTTGGAACATGCACAGGGAAAATTGTTCCTTCACCGCCTTGA
- the BAG5 gene encoding BCL-2-associated athanogene 5 (BCL-2-associated athanogene 5 (BAG5); INVOLVED IN: regulation of apoptosis, apoptosis; LOCATED IN: cellular_component unknown; CONTAINS InterPro DOMAIN/s: Apoptosis regulator, Bcl-2 protein, BAG (InterPro:IPR003103), IQ calmodulin-binding region (InterPro:IPR000048); BEST Arabidopsis thaliana protein match is: BCL-2-associated athanogene 6 (TAIR:AT2G46240.1); Has 84 Blast hits to 84 proteins in 15 species: Archae - 0; Bacteria - 0; Metazoa - 2; Fungi - 0; Plants - 82; Viruses - 0; Other Eukaryotes - 0 (source: NCBI BLink).), with protein MKRSRKFSSSTTTTTVIHTFYNDHTTPPATKEIPIETPLPATKANVKTNATAAAARIQSGYRSYRIRNLYKKISSINREANRVQSIIQRQETVDAIRSDEKERLRMNETLMALLLKLDSVPGLDPTIREARRKVSRKIVGMQEILDSISETKDEIQWWNYNDLGGVDSGQGGGAWPLYWEEAVEEEMCRERGGEEMERFCAQYLGFRCFQRFLRE; from the coding sequence atgaaacgtTCAAGAAAATTCTCATCGtcgacaacaacaaccaccGTTATTCACACTTTCTATAATGACCATACTACCCCTCCGGCAACCAAAGAAATCCCGATTGAAACTCCATTACCGGCGACGAAAGCCAACGTCAAAACAAACGCCACCGCCGCAGCAGCGAGGATTCAGTCTGGCTACCGTTCTTATAGGATCCGAAACCTATACAAGAAAATCTCATCCATCAATCGGGAAGCGAACCGTGTACAGAGCATAATCCAACGGCAAGAAACAGTAGACGCCATTAGAAGCGATGAGAAGGAACGTCTGAGAATGAACGAGACTCTGATGGCTCTGCTTCTGAAACTAGACTCCGTCCCTGGTTTAGATCCGACGATCAGAGAAGCTCGGAGGAAAGTGAGCCGTAAGATCGTAGGGATGCAGGAAATACTCGATTCAATCTCGGAGACTAAAGACGAAATTCAATGGTGGAATTACAACGATCTCGGCGGAGTAGACTCCGGACAAGGCGGTGGCGCGTGGCCTTTGTATTGGGAAGAAGCGGTGGAGGAAGAGATGTGTAGAGAGAGAGGCGGTGAGGAGATGGAGAGATTCTGTGCTCAGTATTTGGGTTTCAGATGTTTCCAGAGATTTCTCAGAGAATGA
- a CDS encoding Immunoglobulin E-set superfamily protein (Immunoglobulin E-set superfamily protein; FUNCTIONS IN: Rho GDP-dissociation inhibitor activity; INVOLVED IN: biological_process unknown; LOCATED IN: cytoplasm; EXPRESSED IN: 10 plant structures; EXPRESSED DURING: L mature pollen stage, M germinated pollen stage, 4 anthesis, C globular stage, petal differentiation and expansion stage; CONTAINS InterPro DOMAIN/s: Immunoglobulin E-set (InterPro:IPR014756), RHO protein GDP dissociation inhibitor (InterPro:IPR000406); BEST Arabidopsis thaliana protein match is: Immunoglobulin E-set superfamily protein (TAIR:AT1G62450.1); Has 658 Blast hits to 658 proteins in 181 species: Archae - 0; Bacteria - 0; Metazoa - 322; Fungi - 164; Plants - 123; Viruses - 0; Other Eukaryotes - 49 (source: NCBI BLink).) — protein sequence MVLNDEEMKAGESSEEPKGQGLSRKNSHSSMCPTDDDEEEEDKKLELGPMIALKEQLEKDKDDESLRRWKEQLLGSVDLEEVGETPDPLVKILTLTIRSPDREDMVLTIPENGKPASKGPWFTLKEGSKYTLIFTFRVTNNIVSGLQYSNTVWKTGIKVYSRKEMLGTFSPQAEPYTHVMFEETAPSGLLVRGSYSVKSKFVDDDNQCYLENNYTFDIRKNWL from the exons ATGGTTTTGAACGATGAGGAGATGAAAGCTGGAGAGTCTTCAGAAGAGCCAAAGGGACAAGGGCTAAGCAGGAAAAATAGCCATAGCTCTATGTGTCCgacagatgatgatgaagaagaagaagacaagaaactCGAACTTGGTCCCATGATTGCTCTTAAAGAACAGCTCGAGAAAGACAAG GATGATGAAAGCTTGAGGAGATGGAAGGAGCAACTTCTAGGCAGCGTGGATCTTGAGGAGGTCGGAG AGACTCCGGATCCACTGGTAAAGATACTAACCTTAACAATTAGGTCACCGGATAGAGAAGACATGGTATTAACGATCCCTGAAAACGGAAAACCGGCTTCGAAAGGACCATGGTTCACTCTCAAAGAAGGCTCTAAGTACACTCTCATATTTACTTTCCGTGTCACCAACAACATTGTGTCCGGCCTCCAATACAGCAATACAGTTTGGAAGACCGGAATCAAGg TGTATAGTAGAAAGGAGATGTTAGGAACGTTTAGTCCACAGGCGGAACCGTACACTCATGTTATGTTTGAAGAGACGGCACCCTCTGGTCTACTCGTTAGAGGCTCTTATTCTGTTAAATCTAAG TTCGTCGATGATGATAATCAGTGCTACTTGGAGAACAACTACACCTTCGACATTCGCAAAAATTGGCTGTGA
- a CDS encoding 2-oxoglutarate (2OG) and Fe(II)-dependent oxygenase superfamily protein (2-oxoglutarate (2OG) and Fe(II)-dependent oxygenase superfamily protein; CONTAINS InterPro DOMAIN/s: Oxoglutarate/iron-dependent oxygenase (InterPro:IPR005123); BEST Arabidopsis thaliana protein match is: ACC oxidase 2 (TAIR:AT1G62380.1); Has 8592 Blast hits to 8546 proteins in 1001 species: Archae - 0; Bacteria - 1125; Metazoa - 104; Fungi - 1034; Plants - 4961; Viruses - 0; Other Eukaryotes - 1368 (source: NCBI BLink).), with the protein MEMNIKFPVIDLSKLNGEERDQTMALIDDACQNWGFFELVNHGLPYDLMDNIERMTKEHYKKHMEQKFKEMLRSKGLDTLETEVEDVDWESTFYLHHLPQSNLYDIPDMSNEYRLAMKDFGKRLEILAEELLDLLCENLGLEKGYLKKVFHGTTGPTFATKLSNYPPCPKPEMIKGLRAHTDAGGLILLFQDDKVSGLQLLKDGDWVDVPPLKHSIVINLGDQLEVITNGKYKSVMHRVMTQKEGNRMSIASFYNPGSDAEISPATSLVDKDSKYPSFVFDDYMKLYAGLKFQAKEPRFEAMKNAEAAADLNPVAVVETF; encoded by the exons atggagatgaaCATTAAGTTTCCAGTTATAGACTTGTCTAAGCTCAATGGTGAAGAGAGAGACCAAACCATGGCTTTGATCGACGATGCTTGTCAAAACTGGGGCTTCTTCGAG CTGGTGAACCATGGACTACCATATGATCTAATGGACAACATTGAGAGGATGACAAAGGAACACTACAAGAAACATATGGAACAAAAGTTCAAAGAAATGCTTCGTTCCAAAGGTTTAGATACCCTCGAGACCGAAGTTGAAGATGTCGATTGGGAAAGCACTTTCTACCTCCATCATCTCCCTCAATCTAACCTATACGACATCCCTGATATGTCAAATGAATACCG ATTGGCAATGAAGGATTTTGGGAAGAGGCTTGAGATTCTAGCTGAAGAGCTATTGGACTTGTTGTGTGAGAATCTAGGGTTGGAGAAAGGGTACTTGAAGAAGGTGTTTCATGGGACAACGGGTCCAACTTTTGCGACAAAGCTTAGCAACTATCCACCATGTCCTAAACCAGAGATGATCAAAGGGCTTAGGGCTCACACAGATGCAGGAGGCCTCATTTTGCTGTTTCAAGATGATAAGGTCAGTGGTCTCCAGCTTCTTAAAGATGGTGATTGGGTTGATGTTCCTCCTCTCAAGCATTCCATTGTCATCAACCTTGGTGACCAACTTGAG GTGATAACAAACGGGAAGTACAAGAGTGTAATGCACCGTGTGATGACCCAGAAAGAAGGAAACAGGATGTCTATCGCGTCGTTTTACAACCCCGGAAGCGATGCTGAGATCTCTCCGGCAACATCTCTTGTGgataaagactcaaaatacCCAAGCTTTGTGTTTGATGACTACATGAAACTCTATGCCGGACTCAAGTTTCAGGCCAAGGAGCCACGGTTCGAGGCGATGAAAAATGCTGAAGCAGCTGCGGATTTGAATCCGGTGGCTGTGGTTGAGACATTCTAA
- the LRX1 gene encoding leucine-rich repeat/extensin 1 (leucine-rich repeat/extensin 1 (LRX1); CONTAINS InterPro DOMAIN/s: Leucine-rich repeat-containing N-terminal domain, type 2 (InterPro:IPR013210), Leucine-rich repeat (InterPro:IPR001611); BEST Arabidopsis thaliana protein match is: leucine-rich repeat/extensin 2 (TAIR:AT1G62440.1); Has 373279 Blast hits to 102116 proteins in 2982 species: Archae - 793; Bacteria - 62996; Metazoa - 122212; Fungi - 47201; Plants - 91548; Viruses - 7950; Other Eukaryotes - 40579 (source: NCBI BLink).), with translation MLFPPLRSLFLFTLLLSSVCFLQIKADHDDESDLGSDIKVDKRLKFENPKLRQAYIALQSWKKAIFSDPFNFTANWNGSDVCSYNGIYCAPSPSYPKTRVVAGIDLNHADMAGYLASELGLLSDLALFHINSNRFCGEVPLTFNRMKLLYELDLSNNRFVGKFPKVVLSLPSLKFLDLRYNEFEGKIPSKLFDRELDAIFLNHNRFRFGIPKNMGNSPVSALVLADNNLGGCIPGSIGQMGKTLNELILSNDNLTGCLPPQIGNLKKVTVFDITSNRLQGPLPSSVGNMKSLEELHVANNAFTGVIPPSICQLSNLENFTYSSNYFSGRPPICAASLLADIVVNGTMNCITGLARQRSDKQCSSLLARPVDCSKFGCYNIFSPPPPTFKMSPEVRTLPPPIYVYSSPPPPPSSKMSPTVRAYSPPPPPSSKMSPSVRAYSPPPPPYSKMSPSVRAYPPPPPPSPSPPPPYVYSSPPPPYVYSSPPPPPYVYSSPPPPPYVYSSPPPPYVYSSPPPPYVYSSPPPPPPSPPPPCPESSPPPPVVYYAPVTQSPPPPSPVYYPPVTQSPPPPSPVYYPPVTNSPPPPSPVYYPPVTYSPPPPSPVYYPQVTPSPPPPSPLYYPPVTPSPPPPSPVYYPPVTPSPPPPSPVYYPPVTPSPPPPSPVYYPSETQSPPPPTEYYYSPSQSPPPTKACKEGHPPQATPSYEPPPEYSYSSSPPPPSPTSYFPPMPSVSYDASPPPPPSYY, from the coding sequence ATGTTGTTCCCTCCTCTTCGttccctctttctcttcaccCTCTTGCTCTCCTCCGtttgtttcttacaaatcAAAGCAGACCACGACGATGAAAGCGACTTGGGCAGTGATATCAAAGTAGACAAACGTCTCAAGTTCGAGAACCCGAAGCTACGTCAAGCCTACATTGCTCTTCAATCATGGAAAAAAGCAATCTTTTCTGATCCTTTCAACTTCACAGCTAATTGGAATGGTTCAGATGTTTGCTCCTACAATGGAATCTATTgtgctccttctccttcatACCCGAAAACCCGAGTCGTTGCTGGCATTGACCTCAACCACGCTGACATGGCCGGTTACTTGGCTTCCGAGCTAGGTCTCCTCTCTGATCTCGCTCTGTTCCACATTAACTCAAACCGTTTCTGCGGTGAAGTCCCTCTCACGTTTAACCGCATGAAGCTTCTCTACGAGCTTGATCTTAGCAACAACCGATTCGTCGGTAAGTTCCCTAAGGTTGTCCTCTCTTTGCCTTCCCTTAAATTCTTGGATCTCCGCTACAACGAGTTTGAAGGCAAGATCCCATCAAAGCTCTTCGATAGAGAGCTTGACGCTATATTCTTGAACCATAACCGGTTCCGGTTCGGGATTCCCAAAAACATGGGAAATTCCCCTGTTTCTGCTCTGGTTCTTGCGGACAACAATCTCGGAGGATGCATACCGGGAAGTATCGGTCAAATGGGGAAAACACTCAACGAGCTTATCCTCTCCAACGACAACTTAACCGGTTGTTTACCTCCTCAGATCGGAAACCTCAAGAAAGTGACGGTTTTCGACATCACTTCAAACCGTCTACAAGGTCCGTTACCATCTAGCGTTGGTAACATGAAGAGCCTAGAAGAGCTTCACGTGGCTAACAATGCCTTCACAGGAGTTATTCCTCCAAGTATCTGCCAGCTTTCTAACCTTGAGAACTTTACTTACTCTTCCAACTACTTCTCCGGTCGTCCTCCTATATGCGCAGCTAGTTTGTTAGCCGACATTGTGGTGAACGGTACCATGAACTGCATCACCGGTTTGGCTCGTCAAAGATCGGATAAACAGTGCTCATCTTTGCTTGCTCGCCCTGTGGATTGCAGTAAGTTTGGATGTTACAACATCttctctccaccaccaccgacGTTTAAGATGTCACCTGAAGTCCGGACACTTCCTCCACCGATTTACGTGTACTCATcgcctcctccaccaccgtcGTCAAAGATGTCCCCTACCGTCAGAGCATACtctcccccaccaccaccTTCGTCCAAGATGTCACCCTCTGTCAGAGCATATtcaccaccaccgcctcctTATTCCAAGATGTCACCTAGCGTTCGAGCTTaccctcctccaccaccaccatcaccatctcCCCCACCGCCTTACGTATACTCATCTCCTCCACCGCCCTATGTGtactcatctcctcctccaccgccgtATGTGTATTCATCCCCTCCTCCACCGCCTTACGTATACTCATCTCCTCCACCGCCTTACGTGTACTCATCTCCACCCCCGCCTTACGTATACTCATCTCCACCTCCGCCTCCTCCAAGTCCACCACCACCGTGTCCTGAATCATCTCCACCACCGCCTGTTGTATACTACGCACCCGTGACACAAAGccctccaccaccatcaccgGTATACTATCCACCAGTAACACAAAGCCCTCCACCACCATCGCCAGTATACTACCCACCGGTGACAAACagtccaccaccaccatcaccggTATACTATCCCCCAGTAACATACagtccaccaccaccatcaccagtTTACTATCCCCAAGTAACACCAAGTCCTCCACCACCATCGCCGCTATACTATCCCCCAGTAACACCAagtccaccaccaccatcaccagtTTACTATCCCCCAGTAACACCAAgtcctccaccaccatcaccagtTTACTATCCCCCAGTAACACCAAgtcctccaccaccatcaccagtTTACTATCCATCGGAAACACAAAGTCCTCCACCACCTACTGAGTACTACTATTCACCAAGCCAGTCTCCGCCACCAACAAAAGCATGTAAAGAAGGCCATCCACCACAAGCAACACCAAGTTACGAACCACCTCCAGAATATTCATactcatcatcaccaccaccaccatctccTACGTCCTACTTTCCACCGATGCCAAGCGTCTCATATGATgcatctcctcctcctcctccgtcttACTACTAG
- a CDS encoding phosphoenolpyruvate carboxylase, putative (DUF506) (Protein of unknown function (DUF506); CONTAINS InterPro DOMAIN/s: Protein of unknown function DUF506, plant (InterPro:IPR006502); BEST Arabidopsis thaliana protein match is: Protein of unknown function (DUF506) (TAIR:AT1G62420.1); Has 393 Blast hits to 391 proteins in 26 species: Archae - 0; Bacteria - 4; Metazoa - 0; Fungi - 0; Plants - 387; Viruses - 0; Other Eukaryotes - 2 (source: NCBI BLink).) — MVEIGGRFIRTAAAFDVAAARARPPCASSSGSDHSPDDTEDLWDLVESFIDREVETLPEDAFQEEEDDKSDEDYEDVKERLREILENHGGEERQRIMDEAVNASRVFAGEKRHFMAYLRNKGFDAGLCKSRWEKFGKNTAGKYEYVDVKAGDKNRYIVETNLAGEFEIARPTTRYLSVLAQVPRVFVGTPEELKQLVRIMCFEIRRSMKRADIFVPPWRRNGYMQAKWFGHYKRTSNEVVSRVKSCGCGPRVGFEESVKMTTFNGFKDGEMRRSGLKVGQLTVAFNGSEVGLQIF, encoded by the exons ATGGTAGAGATAGGAGGACGATTTATCAGAACAGCGGCGGCTTTTGATGTGGCGGCGGCGCGTGCACGCCCTCCGTGCGCTAGCAGCAGCGGAAGCGATCACTCTCCGGATGACACAGAAGATCTTTGGGATCTGGTCGAATCTTTTATCGACAGAGAAGTGGAAACTTTACCTGAGGATGCTTttcaggaagaagaagatgataaatcGGATGAGGATTACGAAGATGTGAAGGAGAGGTTACGGGAGATTCTTGAAAACCACGGAGGCGAAGAGCGGCAGAGAATAATGGATGAGGCGGTAAATGCTAGTCGGGTCTTCGCCGGGGAGAAACGTCACTTTATGGCTTATCTACGTAACAAAGGTTTTGATGCAG GTCTCTGCAAGTCTCGATGGGAGAAATTTGGTAAGAACACGGCTGGGAAGTACGAGTATGTAGACGTTAAGGCAGGAGATAAGAACCGTTACATCGTCGAGACAAATCTTGCCGGAGAGTTCGAGATTGCACGGCCAACGACAAGATACCTCTCCGTCTTAGCTCAAGTGCCACGTGTCTTTGTGGGAACACCTGAGGAGCTGAAACAGCTTGTGAGGATCATGTGCTTTGAGATCAGGCGGTCGATGAAGCGAGCGGATATTTTCGTGCCGCCGTGGAGAAGGAATGGTTATATGCAAGCCAAGTGGTTCGGTCACTATAAACGAACCTCAAACGAAGTGGTGAGTAGGGTTAAGAGCTGCGGCTGTGGACCGCGTGTAGGGTTTGAAGAATCGGTTAAAATGACGACCTTTAATGGTTTTAAAGATGGGGAGATGAGGAGGAGTGGTCTAAAGGTTGGCCAGCTAACGGTGGCTTTCAACGGCAGTGAAGTGGGGTTGcaaatattttag
- a CDS encoding uncharacterized protein (unknown protein; LOCATED IN: endomembrane system; Has 35333 Blast hits to 34131 proteins in 2444 species: Archae - 798; Bacteria - 22429; Metazoa - 974; Fungi - 991; Plants - 531; Viruses - 0; Other Eukaryotes - 9610 (source: NCBI BLink).), whose translation MKKTYKLQSLFSSLIFLIILLLISRAAAVGSGGVCRHPPSQNSCKTCMAEQMKYDCPKCVPVLRCMARCLWGGVTQRKCTTTCRCDTAAKPSLLECKRCVSRCKCSCAA comes from the coding sequence ATGAAGAAGACCTACAAGCTTCAAagcctcttctcttctctcatcttcctcataATCTTGCTATTGATTTCGAGAGCCGCGGCCGTCGGCTCTGGCGGTGTCTGCCGGCATCCACCATCACAAAACAGCTGCAAGACATGCATGGCGGAGCAAATGAAATACGACTGCCCTAAGTGCGTGCCGGTGCTCCGATGCATGGCTCGTTGTCTTTGGGGCGGTGTTACTCAGAGGAAGTGCACCACCACGTGTCGATGCGACACCGCGGCCAAGCCGTCGTTGCTGGAGTGTAAACGCTGCGTTTCTAGGTGTAAGTGTAGCTGTGCGGCTTAG
- a CDS encoding uncharacterized protein (unknown protein; BEST Arabidopsis thaliana protein match is: unknown protein (TAIR:AT1G62422.1); Has 89 Blast hits to 88 proteins in 16 species: Archae - 0; Bacteria - 0; Metazoa - 0; Fungi - 0; Plants - 87; Viruses - 0; Other Eukaryotes - 2 (source: NCBI BLink).) yields MKKLYRKGTVHPSPPQIKSNDHLLTLLPVAIFSLAAVLSPEDREVLAYLISTASYSGERNPTSRLNKTKAHKKALFDNHSPLFHCDCFSCYTSYWVRWDSSPSRQLIHEIIDAFEDSLEKNKNKKKNVTGKKDRRKRSGKSSSLLASSSFSTDDSEIPSRLGESVVNSCPCTSSSELTQDGGGCSGGLEPMEFFCAGDACEKVEEEKGTVRRFVSFIGEKVFGVWG; encoded by the coding sequence atgaagaagctCTACAGAAAAGGAACCGTACACCCGTCGCCGCCGCAGATAAAATCCAACGACCACCTTCTTACTCTTCTTCCCGTCGCTATTTTCTCACTAGCGGCGGTTCTCTCACCGGAAGACCGTGAAGTTTTAGCCTATCTCATATCAACCGCATCTTACTCCGGCGAGCGAAACCCTACCTCTCGCCTGAATAAGACCAAAGCCCACAAAAAAGCCCTTTTCGACAATCACTCGCCTCTTTTCCACTGTGACTGCTTTAGCTGCTACACGAGTTACTGGGTTAGATGGGACTCGTCACCGAGTCGGCAGCTTATTCATGAAATCATCGATGCCTTCGAAGATAGCttggagaagaacaagaacaagaaaaagaacgTTACTGGTAAGAAAGATAGAAGAAAGCGTTCAGGGAagtcttcttcacttcttgCTAGTTCTAGCTTTAGTACGGATGACTCAGAGATTCCGAGTCGACTCGGTGAGTCAGTTGTGAATTCGTGTCCGTGTACGAGTTCAAGCGAGTTGACTCAAGATGGAGGTGGTTGCAGCGGCGGTTTGGAACCAATGGAGTTTTTTTGTGCCGGAGACGCTTGTGAgaaggtggaggaggagaagggaACCGTGAGGAGATTTGTGAGTTTTATTGGTGAGaaagtttttggtgtttggggataa